The Hymenobacter chitinivorans DSM 11115 genome segment CTGCTCCGTTGCTGCTGGCCTCCTGCGAGAAAGACGCCAAAGATTATGCGCTTGAGGGCGCCGTGCCCCAGTCTAACTTTACGTTCCAAGCCAACGCTACCGAGTTTCCCACGGTGGTCAGCTTTACCAGCACGGCCCAGGACGGCTTCCTCTACCAGTGGAACTTTGGCGACAACACCATTGGCTCGGGTGAGAAAGTGCAGCACACCTACACCCGCCCCGGGGGCTACCAGATAGAGATGATAACGGCCGGCCGCGGGGGCACCAGTATTTCGACCAAGCAAACCGTTACCATCCCCGATGCCTGCACCAATGCCACGTTCAGCAACCTAGTGGGCTGCGCCAGCGGTGGTATCCGGGTCTGGTCGTTGTCGAACCTGCCGGGCGCCATCGTCAAGCAGGACGCCAGCGGCAACCAGCTTTCGGCTTCTACTACCTTGAATTCCTGCCAGCTCGACGACCAGTTTTCGTTTAGCAACGGCTTTACGCTCAACTACGAAAGCGCCGGGCAGACCTTCCAGAACAACACCTGCGGCAAGTCGCTGAACAGCTCGAGCAGCTTCGTGTTTCGGCCCAACAACGGCAATCCGCAGATTATCCTGAAGGGCAACAAGACCTTTATCGGCCCAGCCGACTCGGTGGTCAACAAAACCTACGACATCCTGGAGGCCACCAGCACCAAGCTGCGCCTGCGCGGCACCAACCCCGACGGTACCCGCACGGTCATCACCATGATGCCCTACGACGCCACGGCGCCCATTAAGCTGCTGCTGACCGGGGGCACGTCGAAAACCTGGAAGCTCGACAATGAGGCTGATGCGCCCATTACGGTAGGCACCGAAGCCAACCCGCTGGCGTACTTTGCCGGGGTGAAGCCCGGTGAGCTGCCCACCTGCCAGTCGGACGATGAGTTTACTTTCTCGGCGGCCAATGTGTATAGCTACGATGCCAAGGCCGAAACCTTCTCGGCGGCCGCTGGCTACAGCTGCAGCGCGCCACTGACGGGCACCTCGCCCTTCCTCTTCAGCCCGGCTGCCGGGGCCGGCCTGGCCCAGTTTGTCCTCTCGCGGCCCGGCGCCTTCATTGCCGCCACCGACGCCTCCCCAACCGAGCAGGTATACCGCATCCTGGAAATCACCGACAAGAAGATGACCCTGCGGGCCGGTAGCGGCGCCAACGGTGGAACGGTATTTACGATTAAGATGGTTGCTAAGTAGGGGAGTGGCTTTTACTTCTCTACGTACTTGATTCCTGAAGCAAACGCAGCCTTGTCGGCTGCAGTATTACTGGCTCGGGGCTGGGTCACCGGTCCCGAGCTTGGGTTTCTGCCTTGTATCGGCTCTGCCGTTGTACTGGCTGGCTAGGAGCCCGACTTCTACAAATCGCCTGGTTTTTGTGCGGCGGGCCGGTAATAGCCCGCCAATAGCCCAGGAGTTACTTTTAAAGATGATTGCCCAATAACCGACGCGGTGCCTTCGCCCGGCGGTAGTTTTTTCATTAGCTCATGAAATTTCCCTCCCCGTTTGTCCAGCGTAGCGCCCGGTTGGGCTTCAGTGCCCTGCTGAGTCTGAGCCTGCTAAGCTGCACCGAAACCAAAACCAAGAATGTACCCGGCCCCGTGAACCCGCCCCCACCTACGCCGGTCGTGAACGAGGAAGCCAAGGACTACGGCCAGTACACCACCCTGGTGTGGGGCGACGAGTTCGACGGCGGCTCCCTGGACCAGTCGAAGTGGGTGTATGAGCTCGGCGGCGGCGGCTGGGGC includes the following:
- a CDS encoding PKD domain-containing protein, translated to MKNIFRLASLGLLAAPLLLASCEKDAKDYALEGAVPQSNFTFQANATEFPTVVSFTSTAQDGFLYQWNFGDNTIGSGEKVQHTYTRPGGYQIEMITAGRGGTSISTKQTVTIPDACTNATFSNLVGCASGGIRVWSLSNLPGAIVKQDASGNQLSASTTLNSCQLDDQFSFSNGFTLNYESAGQTFQNNTCGKSLNSSSSFVFRPNNGNPQIILKGNKTFIGPADSVVNKTYDILEATSTKLRLRGTNPDGTRTVITMMPYDATAPIKLLLTGGTSKTWKLDNEADAPITVGTEANPLAYFAGVKPGELPTCQSDDEFTFSAANVYSYDAKAETFSAAAGYSCSAPLTGTSPFLFSPAAGAGLAQFVLSRPGAFIAATDASPTEQVYRILEITDKKMTLRAGSGANGGTVFTIKMVAK